Proteins encoded by one window of Azospirillum brasilense:
- a CDS encoding methyl-accepting chemotaxis protein: MSLMGFFRGGSKGGTGRGAELAELTEALDLYGNHAGVGLWDAVFHNGDPAHPQSRWTWSGQFRRLLGFEGEQDFPNLMTSWSDRLHPEDSARTFASFGAFLADASGRTPFNVRYRVKMRDGSYRWFRAIGGCRRNAAGLALRACGSLIDVQEEEEMRQRAASLAADFDAKVKSVVQAVSGSSADMQGVSRQLGALSERSTRQSAEAASATAQAASNVQAVAAAAEQLSASIGEIGQQVERSVAIAREAVSRTEQIGGTADSLAQSAQLIGDVVKLIQGIAGQTNLLALNATIEAARAGEAGKGFAVVASEVKSLANQTAKATEDISAQIAGIQAATNQTIGAIQGIGETIRSINEISTTIASAVQEQAAATQEISNNVAQAARGTDEIARSIEAVSVAANETAQASTLVIRSSSDLSGQSDSLKHQVETFLQALKAS; the protein is encoded by the coding sequence ATGAGTCTGATGGGATTTTTCCGGGGTGGGTCCAAGGGCGGCACTGGCCGTGGCGCTGAACTGGCTGAGCTGACCGAAGCGCTCGACCTTTATGGCAACCACGCCGGCGTGGGTCTGTGGGACGCGGTGTTCCACAACGGCGACCCGGCGCATCCGCAGAGCCGCTGGACCTGGTCCGGGCAGTTCCGCCGCCTGCTCGGCTTCGAGGGCGAGCAGGACTTCCCGAACCTGATGACCTCCTGGTCGGACCGCCTGCACCCGGAGGACAGCGCCCGCACCTTCGCCTCCTTCGGCGCCTTCCTGGCCGACGCCAGCGGCCGCACGCCCTTCAACGTGCGCTACCGCGTCAAGATGCGCGACGGCTCCTACCGCTGGTTCCGTGCCATTGGCGGCTGTCGGCGCAACGCGGCCGGCTTGGCGCTGCGCGCCTGCGGCTCGCTGATCGACGTCCAGGAGGAGGAGGAGATGCGCCAGCGCGCCGCCTCCCTCGCCGCCGACTTCGACGCCAAGGTCAAGAGCGTGGTGCAGGCGGTGTCCGGCAGCTCGGCCGACATGCAGGGCGTGTCGCGCCAGCTCGGCGCCCTGTCGGAACGGTCGACCCGCCAGAGCGCGGAGGCGGCCAGCGCCACCGCCCAGGCGGCGTCCAACGTCCAGGCGGTCGCCGCGGCGGCGGAGCAGCTCTCCGCCTCCATCGGGGAAATCGGCCAGCAGGTCGAGCGGTCGGTCGCCATCGCCCGCGAGGCGGTGTCGCGCACCGAGCAGATCGGCGGCACCGCCGACAGCCTCGCCCAGTCGGCGCAGCTCATCGGCGACGTGGTGAAGCTGATCCAGGGCATCGCCGGCCAGACGAACCTGCTGGCGCTCAACGCCACCATCGAGGCGGCGCGGGCCGGAGAGGCCGGCAAGGGCTTCGCCGTGGTGGCGAGCGAGGTCAAGAGCCTCGCCAACCAGACGGCCAAGGCGACCGAGGACATCTCCGCCCAGATCGCCGGCATCCAGGCGGCGACCAACCAGACGATCGGCGCCATCCAGGGCATCGGCGAGACGATCCGGTCGATCAACGAGATCTCCACCACCATCGCCTCGGCCGTTCAGGAGCAGGCGGCGGCGACGCAGGAGATTTCCAACAACGTCGCCCAGGCCGCCCGCGGCACCGACGAGATCGCCCGCAGCATCGAGGCGGTCAGCGTGGCGGCGAACGAGACGGCGCAGGCCTCCACCCTCGTCATCCGCTCCTCCTCCGACCTCTCGGGCCAGTCCGACAGCCTGAAGCATCAGGTCGAGACGTTCCTGCAGGCGCTGAAGGCGTCCTGA
- a CDS encoding LysE/ArgO family amino acid transporter, whose protein sequence is MLSAFLPGLLLGLSLIVAIGAQNAFVLRQGLRGEHVLAVCATCAVSDALLILAGVGGFAQAAHWLPWLETATRYAGAAFLLVYGLRSFRSAWRASGALDPASAVPAGLGATLATCLALTWLNPHVYLDTVVLVGSVSTQFAEGKHAFALGAMTASVLFFFALGFGARLLRPVFARPGAWRALDTGIGVVMCTIAVTLVA, encoded by the coding sequence ATGCTCTCCGCCTTCCTTCCCGGCCTTCTGCTTGGTCTCAGCCTGATCGTCGCCATCGGCGCGCAGAACGCCTTCGTGCTGCGCCAGGGCCTGCGCGGGGAGCATGTGCTGGCCGTCTGCGCGACCTGCGCGGTGTCGGACGCCCTGCTGATCCTGGCCGGGGTCGGCGGCTTCGCCCAGGCCGCCCACTGGTTGCCCTGGCTGGAAACGGCGACCCGCTACGCCGGGGCGGCCTTCCTGCTGGTCTACGGGCTGCGCAGCTTCCGCTCGGCCTGGCGGGCGAGCGGCGCGCTGGACCCGGCTTCGGCGGTTCCGGCGGGGCTCGGCGCGACGCTGGCGACCTGCCTGGCGCTGACCTGGCTGAACCCGCACGTCTATCTGGACACGGTGGTGCTGGTGGGGTCGGTGTCCACCCAGTTCGCCGAGGGCAAGCACGCCTTCGCGCTGGGGGCGATGACCGCGTCCGTCCTGTTCTTCTTCGCGCTGGGTTTTGGTGCGCGCCTGCTGCGGCCCGTCTTCGCCCGGCCCGGCGCGTGGCGGGCGCTCGACACCGGCATCGGCGTCGTCATGTGCACGATCGCGGTGACCCTGGTCGCCTGA
- a CDS encoding LysR family transcriptional regulator ArgP, which yields MLDYALLAALAAVVRTGSFERAAQQLHVTPSAVSQRVKLLEERMGTILVVRGSPCTGTPAGLRLSQHAERVALLESELRDGLPGLPQDGPAVTVRMAVNADSLATWFVAAMAGTPDVLFDLVLDDQEHSADWLRRGEVLAAVTASAQPVQGCDSTPLGALRYVATASPEFLRRHFPEGVEAASLARAPRLTYNSKDRLQTQWTRQAFGVEIASPTHWMPSTHAFVDAALAGLGWGMNPEPLVADALRDGRLVALVPDQPLDVPLFWQRSRIASRTLADITRSVLTTARVRLTQV from the coding sequence ATGCTGGACTACGCCCTGCTCGCCGCACTGGCCGCGGTCGTCCGCACCGGCAGTTTCGAGCGGGCGGCGCAGCAGCTCCACGTTACCCCCTCCGCCGTGTCGCAGCGGGTGAAGCTGCTGGAGGAGCGGATGGGGACGATCCTGGTGGTGCGCGGATCGCCCTGCACCGGCACCCCCGCCGGTTTGCGGCTGAGCCAGCACGCGGAGCGGGTGGCCTTGCTGGAGAGCGAGCTGCGGGACGGGCTGCCCGGCCTGCCGCAGGACGGACCGGCGGTGACGGTGCGCATGGCGGTCAACGCCGACAGCCTCGCCACTTGGTTCGTCGCCGCCATGGCCGGGACGCCGGACGTGCTGTTCGACCTCGTTCTGGACGACCAGGAGCACAGCGCGGACTGGCTGCGCCGGGGCGAGGTGCTGGCGGCGGTGACGGCGAGCGCCCAGCCGGTGCAGGGCTGCGACAGCACCCCGCTGGGGGCCTTGCGCTACGTGGCGACGGCCAGCCCGGAGTTCCTGCGGCGGCATTTTCCGGAAGGGGTGGAGGCGGCGTCGCTGGCCCGCGCGCCGCGCCTCACCTACAACAGCAAGGATCGCCTTCAGACGCAGTGGACCCGTCAGGCTTTCGGGGTGGAGATCGCCTCGCCGACCCACTGGATGCCCTCCACCCACGCCTTCGTGGACGCGGCTCTGGCCGGGCTCGGCTGGGGGATGAATCCGGAGCCGCTGGTCGCCGACGCCCTGCGCGACGGGCGGCTGGTGGCGCTGGTGCCGGACCAGCCGCTCGACGTGCCGCTGTTCTGGCAGCGCAGCCGCATCGCCAGCCGCACCCTGGCCGACATCACGCGCTCGGTGTTGACGACGGCGCGCGTCCGCTTGACGCAAGTGTGA
- the znuB gene encoding zinc ABC transporter permease subunit ZnuB — protein sequence MDDFVLRALAAGCGIALVAGPLGSFVVWRRMAYFGDTLAHSALLGVALGFLLGVNPLIGVVGVCVALALALVGLQRRRALATDTVLGILSHSSLSLGLVAIAFLETLRVDLVAYLFGDILSVTTSDLAWIYTGGGAALGGLLLLWRRLLAVTVDEDLARVEGMPVEALRLAFMLLIALVIAAAMKIVGILLITSLLIIPAAAARRFSRTPETMAALASVFGIAAVLGGLLSSLNWDLPGGPSIVVAAAALFLASMMVPAANR from the coding sequence ATGGATGATTTCGTTCTGCGCGCGCTCGCCGCCGGCTGCGGCATCGCGCTGGTCGCTGGCCCGCTGGGCTCCTTCGTGGTGTGGCGGCGCATGGCCTATTTCGGCGACACGCTGGCCCATTCCGCCTTGCTGGGGGTGGCGCTGGGCTTCCTGCTGGGCGTCAACCCGCTGATCGGCGTGGTCGGGGTCTGCGTCGCGCTGGCGCTGGCGCTGGTCGGGCTGCAGCGGCGACGCGCGCTGGCCACGGACACCGTGCTGGGCATCCTGTCGCATTCGTCGCTGTCGCTGGGCCTCGTCGCCATCGCCTTCCTGGAGACGCTGCGCGTCGATCTGGTCGCCTATCTGTTCGGCGACATCCTCAGCGTCACCACCAGCGATCTCGCCTGGATCTACACCGGTGGCGGCGCGGCGCTGGGCGGGCTTCTGCTGCTGTGGCGCCGGTTGCTGGCGGTGACGGTGGACGAGGATCTGGCGCGGGTGGAAGGCATGCCGGTGGAGGCGCTGCGGCTGGCCTTCATGCTGCTGATCGCGCTGGTGATCGCGGCGGCGATGAAGATCGTCGGCATCCTGCTGATCACCTCGCTCCTCATCATCCCGGCGGCGGCGGCCCGCCGCTTCTCCCGCACGCCGGAGACGATGGCCGCCTTGGCCTCGGTCTTCGGGATCGCCGCGGTGCTGGGCGGCCTGCTCTCCTCCTTGAACTGGGACCTGCCGGGCGGGCCGAGCATCGTGGTCGCCGCCGCCGCCCTTTTCCTGGCGAGCATGATGGTGCCGGCGGCGAACCGCTGA
- the znuC gene encoding zinc ABC transporter ATP-binding protein ZnuC, which produces MSTHHGAHHAAPRAARSPIPSLAPPLIDTKGLTVRLGGRTILDRVDLEVRPGEIVTLIGPNGAGKTTLVRAVLGLVRASSGVVERRRGLRIGYMPQRLTVDATLPLTVRRFLALWRPVTEARITAALEEAGVSHLAASPVQTVSGGEMQRVLLARALLGDPELLVLDEPDQAVDVHGQAELFGRIETLRRTRGCGVLLVSHDLHTVMARTDRVLCLNGHVCCQGAPEDVRRHPEYRALFGGHADALAVYVHHHDHAHATDGAVVPGHDGDCCHG; this is translated from the coding sequence ATGTCAACCCATCACGGGGCCCATCATGCGGCCCCCCGCGCGGCGCGATCGCCGATCCCGTCCCTGGCTCCTCCCCTGATCGACACCAAGGGACTGACGGTGCGGCTGGGCGGGCGGACGATCCTCGACCGCGTGGACCTGGAGGTGCGGCCCGGCGAGATCGTCACGCTGATCGGCCCCAACGGTGCGGGCAAGACGACGCTGGTGCGCGCCGTGCTGGGCCTCGTCCGCGCCTCGTCCGGGGTGGTGGAGCGGCGCCGGGGCCTGCGCATCGGCTACATGCCGCAGCGCCTGACGGTCGATGCGACCCTGCCGCTGACCGTCCGCCGCTTCCTGGCGCTGTGGCGCCCGGTGACCGAGGCGCGCATCACCGCGGCGCTGGAGGAGGCCGGCGTCTCCCACCTCGCCGCCAGCCCGGTGCAGACGGTGTCGGGCGGCGAGATGCAGCGGGTGCTGCTGGCCCGCGCCCTGCTCGGCGATCCCGAGCTTCTCGTGCTCGACGAGCCCGACCAGGCGGTGGACGTCCATGGGCAGGCCGAGCTGTTCGGGCGCATCGAGACGCTGCGCCGCACCCGCGGCTGCGGCGTGCTGCTGGTCAGCCACGACCTGCACACGGTGATGGCCCGCACCGACCGCGTGCTCTGCCTCAACGGCCATGTCTGCTGCCAGGGCGCGCCGGAGGACGTGCGGCGCCACCCGGAATACCGCGCCCTGTTCGGCGGCCACGCCGACGCGCTGGCCGTCTATGTCCACCACCACGACCACGCGCACGCCACCGACGGCGCCGTGGTGCCCGGCCATGACGGGGACTGCTGCCATGGATGA
- the znuA gene encoding zinc ABC transporter substrate-binding protein ZnuA, protein MRAAMRPLPLLALVATLGAAFPALAEAPKVVASIKPVHSLVAAVMEGVAEPALIVRGAASPHTYAMKPSDAKALATADLVFWIGPELEGFLDKPVTANAKKATSVTLLEAPGVSLLDAREGGAWEAHDHGHEHKHDHDHKHDDKHAHEDDHGHDEVNTHIWLSPANARAMVAAIAEALSAKDPANAAAYTANAERTARSIDALDAELKAALAPVAGKPFVVFHDAYQYFEAQYGLNGVGAITVNPERRPSAKRLSEIRAKIGGLGAACVFAEPQFEPALVNTIVEGTPAKKGVLDPEGADLKDGPGLYPALMRSIAASLKNCLGS, encoded by the coding sequence ATGCGCGCCGCGATGCGTCCCCTGCCGCTCCTTGCCCTTGTTGCCACCCTGGGCGCCGCGTTCCCGGCGCTGGCCGAGGCGCCGAAGGTCGTCGCCTCGATCAAGCCGGTCCATTCCCTGGTCGCCGCGGTGATGGAGGGGGTGGCGGAGCCGGCGCTGATCGTGCGCGGTGCGGCGTCCCCCCACACCTACGCCATGAAGCCGTCGGACGCGAAGGCGCTGGCGACCGCCGACCTCGTCTTCTGGATCGGGCCGGAGCTGGAGGGCTTCCTCGACAAGCCGGTGACGGCGAACGCCAAGAAGGCCACGTCCGTCACACTGCTGGAGGCGCCGGGCGTCTCCCTGCTCGACGCCCGCGAAGGCGGCGCCTGGGAGGCCCACGACCACGGGCATGAACACAAGCACGATCACGATCATAAGCACGACGACAAGCACGCCCATGAGGACGATCACGGGCATGACGAGGTGAACACCCACATCTGGCTCTCCCCCGCCAACGCCCGCGCCATGGTCGCGGCCATCGCCGAGGCTCTGTCGGCCAAGGACCCGGCCAACGCCGCGGCCTACACCGCCAACGCCGAGCGCACCGCCCGTTCCATCGACGCGCTGGACGCCGAACTGAAGGCGGCGCTCGCCCCGGTGGCCGGCAAGCCCTTCGTCGTCTTCCACGACGCTTACCAGTATTTCGAGGCGCAGTACGGCCTGAACGGCGTCGGCGCCATCACGGTCAACCCGGAACGCCGCCCCTCGGCCAAGCGGCTGTCGGAGATCCGCGCCAAGATCGGCGGCCTCGGTGCCGCCTGCGTCTTCGCCGAGCCGCAGTTCGAACCGGCGCTGGTGAACACCATCGTCGAGGGCACCCCGGCGAAGAAGGGCGTGCTCGACCCCGAAGGGGCGGACCTGAAGGACGGTCCCGGCCTCTACCCCGCGCTGATGCGCAGCATCGCCGCGTCGCTGAAGAACTGCCTGGGGTCCTGA
- the dapB gene encoding 4-hydroxy-tetrahydrodipicolinate reductase: MKIGVVGCAGRMGQMLVREIAATPGCTLAGGTERVGGPALGKDIGVLAGLEPLGVVAIEDTAALFAEADAVIDFTSPDASVRHAALAAQSETVLVIGTTGIGPAQQEAIAQAATHTPIVQSPNMSLGVNLLLALVEQVGRALGDDYDIDILEMHHRNKVDAPSGTALGLGRAAAAGRGVALEDVWQKVRDGHTGVRPRGEIGFATLRGGDVIGDHTVVFAAEGERVELTHKASGRQIYAKGAVRAALWANDKQPGLYSMKDVLGL; the protein is encoded by the coding sequence ATGAAGATCGGGGTCGTCGGGTGCGCGGGGCGCATGGGGCAGATGCTGGTGCGCGAGATCGCCGCCACGCCGGGCTGCACGCTGGCCGGCGGCACGGAGCGGGTGGGCGGCCCGGCGCTCGGCAAGGACATCGGCGTTCTCGCCGGCCTCGAGCCGCTGGGCGTCGTCGCCATCGAGGACACGGCGGCGCTGTTCGCCGAGGCCGACGCGGTGATCGACTTCACCAGCCCCGACGCCAGCGTTCGCCACGCGGCGCTGGCCGCCCAGTCGGAAACGGTGCTGGTCATCGGCACGACCGGCATCGGCCCGGCCCAGCAGGAGGCCATCGCCCAGGCCGCCACCCACACCCCGATCGTCCAGTCGCCGAACATGTCGCTGGGCGTCAACCTGCTGCTGGCGCTGGTCGAGCAGGTCGGCCGCGCGCTGGGCGACGACTACGACATCGACATCCTGGAGATGCACCACCGCAACAAGGTGGACGCGCCCTCGGGCACCGCGCTCGGCCTCGGCCGGGCGGCGGCGGCGGGACGCGGGGTGGCGCTGGAGGATGTCTGGCAGAAGGTCCGCGACGGCCACACCGGTGTCCGCCCGCGCGGCGAGATCGGCTTCGCCACGCTGCGCGGCGGCGACGTGATCGGCGACCACACGGTGGTCTTCGCCGCCGAGGGCGAGCGGGTCGAGCTGACCCACAAGGCGTCGGGCCGCCAGATCTACGCCAAGGGCGCGGTCCGCGCGGCGCTGTGGGCCAACGACAAGCAGCCGGGCCTCTACAGCATGAAGGACGTGCTG